From the genome of Methylomonas sp. UP202, one region includes:
- the msrP gene encoding protein-methionine-sulfoxide reductase catalytic subunit MsrP, whose protein sequence is MMPIKPSEITPKAVFEARRDFMRGAGGALLAALWPGWLSAGEKWPDVKASAYKLDEELTPYKSVTEYNNFYEFGTSKDDPAARAASLNIRPWTVAVEGEVRKPKVFDIAELLKLAPQEERIYRLRCVEAWSMVVPWLGYSLAELLKRVEPTGNAKYVEFVSLHDTAQMPGQKYPVLDWPYREGLRIDEAMHPLTLLTFGLYGELLPKQNGAPIRVVVPWKYGFKSAKSIVKIRLVEKPPLTSWMKAGPSEYGFYANVNPDVDHPRWSQAKERRLGEFLKRKTLPFNGYAEQVAGLYSGMDLRENF, encoded by the coding sequence ATGATGCCGATCAAACCTTCCGAAATTACCCCCAAGGCCGTATTCGAAGCCCGCCGCGACTTTATGCGCGGCGCCGGTGGCGCGTTGTTGGCCGCCTTGTGGCCGGGCTGGCTGAGCGCTGGCGAAAAATGGCCGGACGTAAAGGCGTCGGCCTATAAATTGGACGAAGAATTGACGCCTTATAAGTCGGTCACCGAATACAACAATTTCTACGAATTCGGCACCAGCAAGGACGACCCGGCGGCTCGGGCCGCGAGCCTGAATATCCGGCCCTGGACCGTCGCGGTCGAGGGCGAGGTCCGCAAGCCCAAGGTATTCGACATAGCCGAGTTGCTGAAACTGGCGCCGCAGGAAGAACGGATTTATCGGCTGCGCTGCGTGGAAGCCTGGTCGATGGTGGTGCCGTGGCTGGGATATTCGCTGGCCGAATTACTGAAACGGGTGGAGCCGACCGGCAACGCCAAATACGTTGAATTCGTCAGTCTGCACGATACGGCGCAAATGCCGGGGCAAAAATATCCGGTACTGGATTGGCCTTACCGCGAAGGCCTGCGCATCGACGAAGCCATGCACCCGTTAACCTTGCTGACCTTCGGCCTGTACGGCGAATTACTGCCCAAGCAGAACGGCGCGCCGATTCGGGTGGTCGTCCCTTGGAAATACGGCTTTAAGAGCGCGAAATCCATCGTCAAAATCCGTTTGGTGGAAAAGCCGCCGCTGACCAGTTGGATGAAAGCCGGGCCCAGCGAGTACGGCTTTTACGCCAACGTCAACCCGGACGTCGATCATCCGCGCTGGAGCCAAGCCAAGGAACGCCGGCTCGGCGAATTTTTAAAGCGCAAGACCCTGCCGTTCAACGGCTATGCCGAGCAAGTCGCCGGGCTATACAGCGGCATGGACCTGCGGGAGAATTTTTGA
- a CDS encoding cytochrome P460 family protein: MRSHGVIGFVLLAASATALAGDGIADTFTTLVSANGTIRAPDDVRGRWVHLGSWLVSDPQAPGYGFHDVYTQADAAAEFRRGGRFPDGTVLVKEIRAIGRQALSTGQADYASAIKLRFVMVKDAKRRFPGHRDWADGWGWALFDAKSPQANISQGYQVSCQNCHLPAKATDGVYLQAYPTLSAPGTETAGPGSTQRPPESAHK, encoded by the coding sequence ATGAGATCGCACGGCGTAATCGGGTTCGTCCTGTTGGCCGCCAGCGCTACGGCGTTGGCCGGCGACGGCATCGCCGACACCTTCACCACGCTGGTTTCAGCCAACGGCACGATCCGCGCGCCGGACGATGTTCGCGGCCGCTGGGTGCATTTGGGATCTTGGCTGGTGTCCGATCCGCAGGCCCCCGGATACGGATTCCACGACGTCTACACCCAAGCCGATGCAGCGGCCGAATTTCGTCGCGGCGGCCGTTTTCCGGACGGTACGGTGCTGGTCAAGGAGATTCGCGCAATCGGCCGCCAAGCCTTGAGTACCGGCCAAGCCGACTATGCCAGCGCGATCAAGCTTCGCTTTGTCATGGTCAAGGATGCCAAACGGCGTTTTCCGGGCCACCGGGATTGGGCCGACGGCTGGGGTTGGGCCTTGTTCGATGCCAAAAGCCCGCAAGCCAACATTTCGCAAGGTTACCAGGTATCCTGCCAAAACTGCCATTTGCCGGCCAAGGCCACCGACGGCGTCTATCTGCAAGCTTACCCGACGCTGTCGGCGCCAGGAACCGAAACCGCCGGTCCAGGCTCTACCCAGCGACCACCCGAATCCGCGCATAAATAG
- a CDS encoding DoxX family protein encodes MHSIYFHPTTKTPKPAIFETLTNRTAAASDFALRLWLAHAFWVSGQQKLASWAGTLYLFEYEYRVPLLAPEWAAYLATAVELVLPVCLVLGCYGRVTATLLALFNAAAVLSYPDLGPAGLEQHLAWGLVLLSLAARGPGAWSVDAWRRLTRREAT; translated from the coding sequence ATGCACAGTATCTATTTTCATCCAACCACCAAGACGCCGAAACCGGCGATATTCGAAACCCTGACCAACCGGACCGCCGCCGCCAGCGATTTCGCGCTGAGACTTTGGCTGGCCCACGCATTCTGGGTATCCGGCCAACAAAAATTGGCCAGTTGGGCCGGCACTCTGTATTTGTTCGAATACGAATACCGGGTGCCGCTGCTCGCGCCGGAATGGGCCGCCTACTTGGCGACCGCCGTCGAATTGGTGTTACCGGTGTGCTTGGTTTTGGGCTGTTACGGCCGGGTAACGGCGACGCTGTTGGCCTTGTTCAACGCCGCGGCGGTGTTGTCCTACCCGGATTTGGGGCCGGCCGGGCTGGAACAGCATTTGGCCTGGGGTTTGGTATTGTTGTCGCTGGCGGCGCGCGGCCCCGGCGCTTGGTCGGTTGACGCTTGGCGGCGGCTGACTCGGCGGGAGGCAACATGA
- a CDS encoding DNA-binding domain-containing protein — protein MHALRDLQQDMADYAFGLAERVPAAIVGGEIAAEKRLALYRNNTRLGLIQALREVYPVVERLVGEQFFNYLARFFIEAHPPAQAALLHYGEALADFLTDFPPTHGLDYLADVARLEWYWHGAYHAADAALLDARALAAVPASLYPALRLRFHPSLRLLASSYPVFAIWQANLPDADAATPISLAEGASHVVVHRNGFEVNASEIERGEFRLLSALAAGLTLSQAMDRPSGETTAPPLDLYLPRWLRMGLLTGFFIR, from the coding sequence ATGCATGCATTGCGTGATTTGCAACAAGACATGGCGGACTACGCGTTCGGCCTGGCCGAACGGGTGCCGGCGGCTATCGTCGGCGGCGAAATCGCCGCCGAAAAACGCTTGGCGCTATATCGCAACAATACTCGCCTGGGCCTGATCCAAGCCTTGCGCGAGGTATATCCGGTCGTCGAACGCCTGGTCGGCGAGCAATTTTTCAATTATCTGGCGCGGTTTTTCATCGAAGCTCATCCGCCGGCGCAAGCAGCCTTGCTGCATTACGGCGAGGCGCTGGCCGATTTTTTGACCGATTTTCCGCCGACCCACGGGCTGGACTATCTAGCCGACGTCGCCCGCCTGGAATGGTACTGGCACGGCGCCTATCACGCCGCCGACGCCGCGCTGCTGGACGCGCGCGCCCTGGCGGCGGTGCCGGCCAGCCTTTATCCGGCGCTGCGTCTGCGCTTCCACCCCTCGTTGCGCTTGCTGGCATCGTCTTACCCGGTTTTCGCGATCTGGCAAGCCAATTTGCCGGACGCCGACGCCGCCACACCGATTTCGCTGGCCGAAGGTGCCAGCCATGTCGTGGTGCATCGCAACGGTTTCGAGGTGAACGCCAGCGAAATCGAACGCGGCGAGTTCCGGCTGCTGTCCGCGTTGGCGGCCGGATTGACGCTGAGTCAGGCGATGGACCGGCCAAGCGGCGAAACCACCGCGCCGCCGCTAGACCTTTATCTACCGCGCTGGTTGCGCATGGGTTTGCTAACCGGCTTTTTTATCCGTTGA